AGAGAAATCGATCCCTACACGTAAGAATTCTTCGATGAGCATGGGGATATCAAAACGATTGCTGTTATAGCCACCTATATCACAATGATCAATAAATTGTTTGATCTCATTGGCTACCTGTTTAAAGGTAGGCGCGTCTTTGACCATATCATCGGTAATGCCATGCACATCACTTGCCCCTTTAGGAATCGGCATCATGGGGTTGATGAGTTTTCTCTTGACTTGCTGAGTTCCATCAGGATTGATCTTCACAATAGCGATCTCAACAATACGATCCAGACTGATGTTAACACCGGTTGTTTCCAAATCAATAAAAGCAAGCGGGCGTGTGAGTTGCAATTTCATGGTACGAAGTAAATATAATAATTCTAATTATCGGTATCTGTCTTTTGAATGATCTCCTGTGCCAGTGCCACTACATCCATCCCATTATAATTCCCACTGCTCATCAATAAAAGATTGCTGTTATGATAATTGGCGGATAGTAACCATTCTTTTAATAAAGCGGCATCGGTAAAAACGAGTAAGCCCGATTTATTAAAGCCTTCTTGCACTGCTGTTTCAGGCAGATCAGGCAATCGTTTGATCGCCAGTGCATGTTTAGAATAAAACACCACTGCTTGATCTGCAGGTTCCAAAGCACCATTGTATTCTTTCATGAATGCCTCATTCAAACTACTATAAGTATGCAACTCCAATACGCCGATCAGTTTTCGATCAGGGAACTGTTCTTTCACAGCCTCGATCGTTGCTTTTACTTTGCTGGGGGCATGTGCAAAATCACGATAAACAGCTGCATCCTTGCTACTGGATAATAACTCTAATCGTTTAGCAGCACCTGTGAAAGATCCGATCGCTTGTACAAAATCCTGCGCTGTTAATCCCAATTCTTTACATGCATAAAAGGCCGCATGCAAATTGAGTAGGTTATGATTACCAAATACTTTCAAGCCACCTGATACACCTTCCAGTGTAACTGTTGTAGCACCTGCTGTAATCTTATGTGAAGGAATAGAATAAGGCTGATAGCGAATATCTGCTCTGCTGTGTTCAGTGACCAATTTATTTAATACCGGATCAGACTCATTGTAGATCAGCAATCCACCCACCTCTATCTTATTGATAAAAATGATGAATTGCTCCAGGTAAAATTCAAACGTGGAAAACACATTGATATGATCCCAGGCTATGCCGGTCAGAATAGCAACATGTGGAAACAAAAAGTGAAACTTGGGCTTTCTCTCGATCGCGCTGGCAGGATATTCATCACCTTCACAAACGATCACCGGGGCGTTCGTGATATCTACTGACTGATCAAAGCCTTCCACTTTTGCGCCTACGAGATAATCAAATTGCTGACGAGTATGTTTCAGCACATGCATGATCATACTGGTGGTGGTAGTCTTACCGTGACTGCCACCTACAACTACCCTTTTCTTTTGTTGGCTCTCATGATAGATGTATTCAGGAAAGGAGTAGATCTTCAATTTCAGATCGATCGCCTTTAGCAACTCAGGATTATCTGATTTCGCGTGCATTCCTAAGATCACGGCATCTAAATCAGCCGTTATCTTCCCTGGATCCCACCCAATCGTAACAGGAAGAAGCCCGTGTTGCTTCAAATTGGAGGCTGCAGGTTCAAATATTTCATCATCTGTTCCGGTAACCTGATAACCCTTTTTATGGAGTGCGATGGCCAGCTGGTGCATCACACTACCCCCTATCGAAATAAAGTGAACCTTCATAATAAATGTTTGATTTCAACCGTTTTATGCAAATTAACTGTCCGAAAGCAACAATTTCAGTCAAATCAGTATCTTTGTTATAGCGCAAAATACAGTCAAAACGCTAACCTAAAACGTAACACATGAAAAAGATAACCGCTATTCTGTTCTTACTTGTATTGAGCGCAGTGTTTATCAGTTCCTGTACGTCATCCAAAAGCAGAGGCTGTCCTACTACCAATCCGCGCTATTTCAAGCCCTAAGGTTTGTGAACCTATTGACTTTTGTATTGTTTTCTAAGAAAAAAAGATGAACTGGAATCCTATTACTTCTATTGATCAGCTGGCGCAAATCAAAGAAGCATCGTTTCAATCACCGCAAGTTATATTCAAGCATAGTACCCGTTGTAGTATTAGCTCCATGGTATTAAATCGTTTGGAAAGAAGTGATGCTCCTGAGCAGGTGCAATTTCATTATCTCGATCTACTGGCTTATCGTCCGATCTCCGATCAAATAGCTACCGATTTTGCGGTTTATCATGAATCTCCCCAGGTGTTACTGATCAAAAATGGCGAATGCGTATATGATGAAAGCCATCATGGTATCAGTATGGATGAAATAGCAGAGCAAGCCGCTCAAACAGCATAGGAAAGCATGTCTGCTTTTTGTAAATTGCTGAAAAAAATCACATGATCATCACCGTTTTTGGTGCGACCGGACAGGTTGGACGTTTTGTTGTATCACAAGCATTAGCATTGGGATATAAGGTTCGTGCATTTGGAAGAAATGTCTCGGATTTGATCGATCATGATCTCAATCATGATGCACTAACCGCCATACAGGGTTATGTTTTTGATGCGAATGATGTAAGGAATGCCATTAGTGGTGCAGATGCTGTCATATCTGTATTGGGCGGCAATATGGATGGTAGTGATAAGACCAGAAGTCTCGGGATGAAGAACATCATCGCACAAATGGAACTAACAGGTGTAAAACGAATTGTTACACTTGGAGGAATGGGTATCCTGAATGCGGATGAGCCTGAAGAAGGTTTATTGATTGAACAAACGGGCTATCCCGAAGCATACCTGGCTGTTGGCAAAGAGCATTTATTGGCTTATCAGTCATTGGCAGCATCTGCTCTCGACTGGACCTTTATCTGTTCTCCTGATATTCTGAATAAAATGGGAACCGGACAATACATTACCGCCGCGAATTATGCACCCAAGCCGAATCATTATCAAATAGCGGCAGGAGATCTGGCGCACTGCATGATTGCCTGTATACGAGAACAGCAGTACTTGAAACAACGTGTAGGAATTAGCAGATTATAATCCAGAGAATGTAACTGATCAAGACTTCAATTCTTTCATCATCAACCAATCCCTTTGAAGGTCGGTGCCTAATAAGAAATCATGCTCTCCAAATTTTGAAAAGCCGAAAGATTGATAAAAAGCAATGGCACGATGATTTTTTTCCCAAACACCTAACCATACTTTCTTTTTACCTAATGATGCAGCATAAGATAAAGCATGCTGCATCATTGCTTTACCTATCCCCTTACCGATGCTGTTCTTGCGTGCATAAAACCGACATATTTCAATCGCTTCCGCTGAACCATCCATTTGTGAATGAGCTCCGGGTTTTATTTTACAATAACCCACCGGCTGATCATCCAAAAAAGCAATAAAATAAATATGAAGAGGATCGAGTACTTCAGCCATCAATTTTTCTGAAGCGAATTGAGTATTCAGAAACAATTGCATGTCTTCGGCAGTATTCTGGTCGGCAAAACTGTCGTAAAAAGTTTCACGGCTGATGGTTGCGATCAAGGATGCATCATCAGCCGTGGCAGTTTGAATTTCTAAGCGTTTCAATGTATTAAGCAGGGATATTTTCAATGACCATGGCACTGGCACCACCACCCCCATTACAAATACCGGCAGCTCCGATCTTACCACCGTGCTGTTTCAATACATGCAATAAGGTAACGATGATCCTTGCGCCGCTACAACCCAATGGATGTCCAAGAGAAACCGCTCCACCATGTACATTCACTTTGGCAGGATCCAGTTTCATCTTCTGGATATTGGCGATTCCAACAACTGAGAATGCCTCGTTCAACTCTACATAATCAATTTGATTCATTTCCAATCCAGCCTTCGCCACTGCTTTGGGAACTGCCATAGCAGGTGTTGTTGTGAACCATTCCGGTGCTTGCTCTGCATCTGCATAGCTGCGTATCACAGCCAATGGTTTAATACCCATTGCATCTGCTTTTTCTTTACTCATCAATACCACTGCTGCTGCTCCATCATTCATGGTAGAAGCATTGGCTGCAGTAACAGTACCGTCTTTTACAAAAGCAGGCTTTAATTCAGGGATCTTATCAAATTTCACATTGAATGCATCTTCATCCTTTGCAAACAAGATCGGATCACCTTTTCGCTGCGGAATGGGTACAGGAACTACTTCCGCATCAAAGCTGCCATTATTCCATGCGGCCTGACTGCGCTTGTAGCTCTCAATCGCAAAAGCATCTTGTTCTTCACGTGAGATATTACACTCTTTTGCACAAAGTTCAGCTGCATTCCCCATTGCATAATTATGATACACATCGGTTAATCCATCTTTCGCTAAACCATCTACTAATTGAACATTGCCATATTTGTTTCCCCAACGAAGATTGGGAGAATAAAAGGGCACATTGCTCATACTCTCCATACCTCCTGCAACCACTACATCCGCATCACCCAATAAAATTGCCTGCGCACCTTGTGCAATTGCTTTCATGCCACTGGCACAAACCTTATTAACGGTGGTACAGATGACACTATCAGGTAGCCCTGCAAATTTTGCTGCCTGACGAGCAGGTGCTTGTCCGGTATTGGCTTGAATCACACAACCCATTAATACTTCCTGTACTTGATCCGGTTGAATACCGGCTCTTTCAACAGCAGCTTTGATGGCAATCGCACCCAACTGAGGCGCAGAAAAATCTTTAAGACTACCACCAAATGAGCCCATTGGAGTTCTCACGGCTGATACGATATATACGGTTCTATTCGACATATGATTGAATTGAAGCGCAAATATAGGGCAATCATACTAACAATCGTTAGCTTCGGTTGTTAATTCTAAGCAGCAAACCGATGTATATTAGCAAAAAAGTTATGCGCAATCTCTTTTCTTTTTTGGTTGTATTCTCGCTTATACTAGTGCTGTTCTGTTCATTTATGGCCACTCCTCCTGATTGCAACGCTTTGAAGACAGGCCGATTCCATAGCTATACAAAGAAAGGCGATCATATACAGATCACCAGAATTGACGGCATTCAACAGGATGTAAATACGCAAACAAAAGACACGACTTACTGGAAAATAGAGTGGCTTGGGAATTGCAGATTTGCGGCATCCTACTTATCGGGCGCCGGACCCAAAAATGAAGCAGAAAAAAGGCTCTATGAAAACACCATCCTGTACTTTGACATCAAAGAGATTGCTGATGACTATTATATTGGCACAACCACGGTTAAAGCATCAAATGGCATGAGTGTATTTACAGATACTACCTGGCTGGTAGCCAGAAAATAATGGATGATTGCAAAGGATGTTATTTATTCCGCAATGAGTTTAAAGCCTGTTTGTGTAAACTCTATTTTTCTTTGTTTATAAAGATTACCGGTCGTCATTTTAAATGTTTTTTTACTCATGCCAAAGAATGCATAGATGGCTTCAGGATCAGACTTATCATGATATGGCAGATAACCATTGTTCTCCTGCAACAGGCGTAGAATCTTTTCTGATTCATCTTCTACTTTTTGAAATCCGGGTTTACCTAAGACCACATCAATTTTATTACCCGGAAGAATCGTCTTAATAAATCCTTTCAGCTTATCACCGATCTTCAGTTCTGTAAATATTTCGTTGGTATGAATGATACCAGTATGCAGGTTATTGATGATCACCACAAAACCCAGTTCCGATTGACGGTATACCAATAAATCTACCTGATCTAATTCCTTCACAGTAAGTTCATCATTACTCAGCAATTGTTCGATCTTCTCTGTGGCAGCTACCCTACCAGTCATTTGATCGATATATAGTTTCACCAGGTACTCTCCTCCTACACGCATACCACCCAACTGCTTGGAAGCGGGAACGAACAGATCCTTCATCAATCCCCAATCAAGAAAAGCGCCTTGTCTTGTAACTGCAACAGCTTTCATTTTAGCGATCTCACCCACACAGGCGTTGGCTTTTTGCGTGGTAGCGATCAATCTGTTATCTGAATCATGGTATACAAATACCGTTATTTCATCTCCAATACGAAGTCCTTTCGGAGCAAAACGGGTGGGTAACAAAATGCCATCACCTCCATCTTCGAGGTAAAATCCAAAATCTACTTTTCGTGATACTTTCAGGGTATTGTATTGCCCTACATTAACTTTTTCCATAAAAATCCTAATCGGCAAAAATAGGTTAGTTTATCCGAATGCTTTAAAATAAGCAATTACCATGGGTATCCACTACTGTTAGCAACTTTAAAAGACTGATCCCTAAGGCTTTAATATT
Above is a genomic segment from Sediminibacterium sp. KACHI17 containing:
- a CDS encoding Mur ligase family protein; translated protein: MKVHFISIGGSVMHQLAIALHKKGYQVTGTDDEIFEPAASNLKQHGLLPVTIGWDPGKITADLDAVILGMHAKSDNPELLKAIDLKLKIYSFPEYIYHESQQKKRVVVGGSHGKTTTTSMIMHVLKHTRQQFDYLVGAKVEGFDQSVDITNAPVIVCEGDEYPASAIERKPKFHFLFPHVAILTGIAWDHINVFSTFEFYLEQFIIFINKIEVGGLLIYNESDPVLNKLVTEHSRADIRYQPYSIPSHKITAGATTVTLEGVSGGLKVFGNHNLLNLHAAFYACKELGLTAQDFVQAIGSFTGAAKRLELLSSSKDAAVYRDFAHAPSKVKATIEAVKEQFPDRKLIGVLELHTYSSLNEAFMKEYNGALEPADQAVVFYSKHALAIKRLPDLPETAVQEGFNKSGLLVFTDAALLKEWLLSANYHNSNLLLMSSGNYNGMDVVALAQEIIQKTDTDN
- the ytxJ gene encoding bacillithiol system redox-active protein YtxJ; this translates as MNWNPITSIDQLAQIKEASFQSPQVIFKHSTRCSISSMVLNRLERSDAPEQVQFHYLDLLAYRPISDQIATDFAVYHESPQVLLIKNGECVYDESHHGISMDEIAEQAAQTA
- a CDS encoding NAD(P)H-binding protein, which gives rise to MIITVFGATGQVGRFVVSQALALGYKVRAFGRNVSDLIDHDLNHDALTAIQGYVFDANDVRNAISGADAVISVLGGNMDGSDKTRSLGMKNIIAQMELTGVKRIVTLGGMGILNADEPEEGLLIEQTGYPEAYLAVGKEHLLAYQSLAASALDWTFICSPDILNKMGTGQYITAANYAPKPNHYQIAAGDLAHCMIACIREQQYLKQRVGISRL
- a CDS encoding GNAT family N-acetyltransferase translates to MKRLEIQTATADDASLIATISRETFYDSFADQNTAEDMQLFLNTQFASEKLMAEVLDPLHIYFIAFLDDQPVGYCKIKPGAHSQMDGSAEAIEICRFYARKNSIGKGIGKAMMQHALSYAASLGKKKVWLGVWEKNHRAIAFYQSFGFSKFGEHDFLLGTDLQRDWLMMKELKS
- a CDS encoding acetyl-CoA C-acyltransferase; amino-acid sequence: MSNRTVYIVSAVRTPMGSFGGSLKDFSAPQLGAIAIKAAVERAGIQPDQVQEVLMGCVIQANTGQAPARQAAKFAGLPDSVICTTVNKVCASGMKAIAQGAQAILLGDADVVVAGGMESMSNVPFYSPNLRWGNKYGNVQLVDGLAKDGLTDVYHNYAMGNAAELCAKECNISREEQDAFAIESYKRSQAAWNNGSFDAEVVPVPIPQRKGDPILFAKDEDAFNVKFDKIPELKPAFVKDGTVTAANASTMNDGAAAVVLMSKEKADAMGIKPLAVIRSYADAEQAPEWFTTTPAMAVPKAVAKAGLEMNQIDYVELNEAFSVVGIANIQKMKLDPAKVNVHGGAVSLGHPLGCSGARIIVTLLHVLKQHGGKIGAAGICNGGGGASAMVIENIPA
- a CDS encoding S1-like domain-containing RNA-binding protein, whose amino-acid sequence is MEKVNVGQYNTLKVSRKVDFGFYLEDGGDGILLPTRFAPKGLRIGDEITVFVYHDSDNRLIATTQKANACVGEIAKMKAVAVTRQGAFLDWGLMKDLFVPASKQLGGMRVGGEYLVKLYIDQMTGRVAATEKIEQLLSNDELTVKELDQVDLLVYRQSELGFVVIINNLHTGIIHTNEIFTELKIGDKLKGFIKTILPGNKIDVVLGKPGFQKVEDESEKILRLLQENNGYLPYHDKSDPEAIYAFFGMSKKTFKMTTGNLYKQRKIEFTQTGFKLIAE